The Saprospiraceae bacterium genome includes a window with the following:
- a CDS encoding ABC transporter permease has product MKDLLILEWKKFNGNAVFRVLALIYILIAPLVILAGKDVFKDMPPPMPSSKMFYEFPTVWDYQGYIGNWLVPFCLGFLAIYIVTSEVSNRTMRQNIIIGMTRKEFFYSKFLTILSLALIATVLYTISSIIIGMIHTDGFDLELIMDNNFAIIRYFLLCMGYMSFAMMLGFLIRKGTLTLLFYFLYVMMLEPIFMLVHVYYFKNSSRNYWPINSIEDLMPFPLFKVPDYFVNKEWDFNILLPYTHAIGMAILYSGIFVFVAYRSFMRRDI; this is encoded by the coding sequence ATGAAAGACCTTCTCATCCTCGAATGGAAAAAATTTAATGGCAATGCCGTGTTTCGGGTTTTGGCTCTGATATATATATTGATTGCACCATTGGTGATACTTGCCGGAAAAGATGTATTTAAGGACATGCCACCACCTATGCCCAGTTCAAAAATGTTTTATGAATTTCCTACTGTTTGGGATTATCAGGGCTACATCGGCAATTGGTTAGTGCCATTTTGTCTCGGTTTCCTGGCTATTTATATTGTAACATCTGAAGTCAGTAACAGAACAATGCGACAAAACATCATCATCGGTATGACCCGAAAAGAGTTCTTTTATTCCAAGTTTTTGACCATCTTGTCGCTCGCTCTCATAGCTACAGTATTATATACCATATCCAGTATCATCATAGGTATGATACATACAGATGGTTTTGATCTGGAACTCATCATGGACAATAATTTTGCCATCATAAGATATTTCCTGTTGTGCATGGGATATATGAGTTTCGCTATGATGCTGGGATTTCTGATCAGAAAGGGTACCTTGACGTTGTTGTTTTATTTTTTGTACGTGATGATGCTGGAACCCATATTTATGCTGGTACATGTATATTACTTTAAAAATTCCAGCCGCAACTACTGGCCTATCAACAGTATCGAAGATCTGATGCCTTTCCCGTTGTTTAAAGTACCTGATTATTTTGTCAATAAAGAGTGGGACTTCAATATCCTTCTTCCATATACGCACGCCATTGGTATGGCCATCCTCTACAGCGGTATCTTTGTATTTGTCGCTTACAGGAGTTTTATGAGGAGGGATATATGA
- a CDS encoding TlpA family protein disulfide reductase, translated as MIKGIVKNFPFTIISIHSSDIDTFVDFENNTSQIETDVFSFKGKIKNPCLVRLFVEMDNNLLISNPFYIDSGLQNVSIKITGDIIDVISDGASFNENFQKYTNFNNSLKVKNPGRNNDSLLYYYSVLNPDSKMALMELYLSIYGYKDLYEKTFNNFNDALKESYLGHAVSKKIKLHKSVENGNIFPAINLIDTLNNKSDLKSITKDKYIYLEFWHHGCVYCIQDFPYIKKLFQKYQSRNFDIISVSTDPAKFINHWKETIIKHQLPWQQYLDVNGIRSKELGIKYFPHNFILDPNGIIIYKNINTQHF; from the coding sequence ATGATCAAAGGAATAGTAAAAAATTTCCCTTTTACCATAATATCAATCCATTCATCAGACATAGATACATTTGTCGATTTCGAGAACAATACGTCTCAGATTGAAACTGATGTATTTTCATTTAAAGGTAAAATAAAGAATCCCTGTTTAGTAAGGCTTTTTGTTGAAATGGACAATAATTTGTTAATTTCAAATCCCTTTTATATTGATTCAGGGCTCCAAAATGTCAGCATCAAAATCACAGGTGATATAATTGATGTAATATCAGATGGCGCAAGTTTTAATGAAAATTTCCAAAAATATACAAACTTTAATAACTCTTTGAAAGTAAAGAATCCCGGTCGAAATAATGATTCCTTATTATATTATTATTCAGTATTGAATCCTGATTCAAAAATGGCATTAATGGAATTGTATTTATCTATATATGGTTACAAAGATTTGTATGAAAAAACGTTTAATAATTTCAATGATGCTTTAAAAGAAAGTTATTTAGGCCATGCTGTGTCCAAAAAAATTAAATTGCATAAGTCTGTTGAAAATGGTAATATTTTTCCTGCTATAAACTTGATTGATACATTAAATAATAAATCTGACCTGAAGTCAATCACAAAAGATAAATACATATATTTAGAATTTTGGCATCATGGTTGTGTGTACTGCATTCAGGATTTCCCATATATCAAAAAATTATTTCAAAAATACCAAAGCAGAAATTTTGATATAATTTCTGTCTCCACAGATCCAGCTAAATTCATCAATCATTGGAAAGAAACAATTATAAAACACCAGCTGCCTTGGCAACAATACTTAGATGTAAATGGTATAAGATCTAAAGAATTAGGCATAAAGTATTTCCCTCATAACTTTATTTTAGACCCTAATGGTATAATCATTTATAAAAATATAAATACTCAGCATTTTTGA
- the xseB gene encoding exodeoxyribonuclease VII small subunit encodes MSKKLTYDAAFAELSKILNDLQSEDTGLDQLSDMLKRAAELTEFCKAKLRTIEEDIEKVNPSEQ; translated from the coding sequence ATGAGTAAAAAATTGACATATGATGCTGCTTTTGCAGAATTGAGCAAAATCCTTAATGACTTGCAATCAGAAGATACAGGACTTGATCAATTGAGTGATATGCTGAAAAGAGCTGCTGAGCTAACAGAATTTTGTAAGGCAAAACTGCGGACTATTGAAGAGGATATCGAGAAGGTCAACCCTTCAGAACAATAA
- the xseA gene encoding exodeoxyribonuclease VII large subunit, whose amino-acid sequence MPSSYSLYELNEYIRRVIALNFPEPIWVHCEIAQIKEVRGNVYLDLVHHDEGSDEIKAQISANIWYKSYLFLKNKLGTLLPSLLAQGTNVSLKVQVEFSEKYGMKLIIEDIDPAYTIGQMEMKRQKILQQLSDEGLLHLNKLTDLPRVIQTIAVISSPNAAGYIDFINHLQGNSYGYKYEIHLFETALQGLNTERDVCQAMKSIREKVTPYDCILIIRGGGSKPDLAWFDNYNIGTAIARARVPVITGIGHDIDSTVADAAAYQSLKTPTAVADYLIEHNLDFESSVIEASRWIIQIARQMIKNQEVTLASMVQLVKFLPADILRKHHSNIDVTYQQIMLAAKNKVKFHLQQLQLAGQQISMSDPAVVLRRGYAIIKQNNKILTRANQFEVKDAVEIQFADATIKISKK is encoded by the coding sequence ATGCCTTCATCATACTCGTTATACGAACTCAACGAATATATCAGGAGGGTGATTGCACTTAATTTTCCTGAACCCATCTGGGTACACTGCGAAATAGCTCAAATAAAGGAAGTAAGAGGTAATGTATATCTCGATCTCGTACATCATGACGAAGGATCAGATGAAATAAAAGCTCAGATTTCTGCCAATATCTGGTATAAATCCTACCTATTTCTGAAAAATAAGCTTGGCACCTTGTTGCCATCCTTACTCGCACAAGGGACCAATGTCTCATTAAAAGTGCAGGTGGAGTTCAGCGAAAAGTATGGTATGAAGCTGATCATTGAAGATATAGATCCGGCATATACCATCGGTCAGATGGAGATGAAAAGGCAGAAGATCCTCCAGCAACTCAGCGATGAAGGATTATTGCATCTTAACAAACTTACGGATTTACCCCGGGTGATTCAGACAATTGCTGTCATCTCATCGCCCAATGCTGCAGGATATATCGACTTTATCAATCATTTACAGGGTAATAGTTATGGTTATAAGTATGAAATTCATTTATTCGAAACGGCACTGCAAGGTCTCAATACTGAAAGAGATGTATGCCAGGCGATGAAGTCGATTCGTGAGAAAGTCACTCCGTACGATTGTATTCTGATCATAAGAGGTGGTGGTTCCAAGCCTGATCTCGCGTGGTTTGACAATTACAATATCGGGACTGCGATCGCAAGAGCAAGAGTACCTGTGATTACGGGTATTGGCCATGATATAGACAGTACAGTCGCAGATGCCGCTGCATATCAATCATTAAAGACTCCTACAGCGGTGGCAGACTACCTCATCGAACATAACCTTGACTTTGAGTCATCTGTCATCGAAGCCAGCAGGTGGATCATTCAGATAGCCAGACAAATGATAAAAAATCAGGAAGTAACCCTGGCATCAATGGTGCAATTGGTAAAGTTTCTTCCGGCAGATATACTCAGAAAACATCACTCCAATATCGATGTCACTTACCAACAAATCATGCTGGCAGCCAAAAATAAAGTAAAATTTCATCTTCAGCAGCTCCAACTAGCAGGCCAGCAAATCAGTATGTCTGATCCTGCAGTGGTGCTACGTCGCGGATACGCCATCATCAAGCAAAACAATAAAATTCTAACAAGGGCCAATCAGTTTGAAGTAAAAGATGCAGTAGAAATACAATTTGCAGATGCCACTATTAAAATATCAAAAAAATGA
- the sucC gene encoding ADP-forming succinate--CoA ligase subunit beta: MNLHEYQGKEMLASYGVAIQRGIVAQTVEEAVAGYERLQNETGTEYCVVKAQIHAGGRGKGGGVKLAKNMDDLKQHASNILGMMLKTPQTPGGMEGEGKLVRKVLIAEDCYAPDFEACKEYYVSILMDREKKRNVIVYSTEGGMNIEEVAENTPHLVHKEYIDPLVGLRDFQKRNIAFNLGLSGNAYKDFLKFIGNLYKAFIGSDASLFEINPCLKTGDDRIIAVDCKVTLDDNGLFRHPELEAMRDIGEEDPTEVEAKSYGLNYVNLDGNVGCMVNGAGLAMATMDIIKLSGGSPANFLDVGGTADAARVEQAFRLILKDPSVKAILINIFGGIVRCDRVAQGVVDAYKNMGNITVPIIVRLQGTNADIAKELIDNSGLEVHSAIQLQEAADLVRKMIA; the protein is encoded by the coding sequence ATGAACTTACACGAATATCAGGGAAAAGAAATGCTGGCATCTTATGGTGTTGCTATCCAAAGAGGAATAGTTGCTCAAACAGTTGAAGAGGCTGTAGCAGGATACGAAAGACTTCAAAACGAAACAGGTACAGAGTATTGTGTGGTAAAAGCACAAATTCATGCTGGTGGTAGGGGCAAAGGAGGCGGTGTAAAACTCGCCAAAAACATGGATGATCTTAAACAGCATGCAAGCAATATCCTTGGTATGATGTTGAAAACCCCACAGACACCCGGTGGTATGGAAGGCGAAGGCAAACTGGTACGTAAAGTACTCATAGCTGAAGATTGTTATGCCCCTGACTTCGAAGCATGCAAAGAATATTATGTTTCAATCCTTATGGACAGGGAGAAAAAAAGAAATGTGATCGTTTACTCCACTGAAGGAGGGATGAATATAGAAGAAGTGGCGGAAAACACACCTCATCTTGTACATAAGGAATATATAGATCCGTTGGTGGGTCTCAGAGACTTCCAAAAAAGAAACATTGCCTTTAATCTCGGACTTTCCGGCAATGCATATAAAGATTTTCTAAAGTTTATAGGAAATTTGTACAAAGCTTTTATCGGTTCTGATGCTTCACTTTTCGAAATCAATCCTTGTCTGAAAACAGGAGATGACAGGATTATTGCCGTAGATTGTAAGGTGACACTTGACGATAACGGACTTTTCCGTCATCCGGAACTGGAAGCCATGAGAGATATTGGGGAAGAGGACCCAACTGAAGTAGAAGCTAAAAGCTACGGACTTAATTATGTAAACCTCGATGGTAATGTAGGTTGTATGGTCAATGGTGCCGGTCTTGCCATGGCTACAATGGATATCATCAAGCTATCAGGTGGATCACCTGCCAATTTCCTCGACGTTGGAGGCACTGCAGATGCCGCAAGAGTGGAGCAAGCTTTCAGACTTATACTTAAAGACCCTAGTGTCAAGGCCATCCTGATCAATATTTTTGGTGGTATAGTCAGGTGTGATCGCGTAGCTCAAGGCGTAGTTGATGCATATAAAAATATGGGCAATATCACTGTTCCGATCATAGTCAGACTCCAGGGAACTAATGCTGATATCGCAAAAGAGTTGATTGACAATAGTGGATTGGAAGTACATTCAGCCATTCAACTGCAGGAAGCGGCTGATCTGGTCAGAAAGATGATCGCCTGA
- a CDS encoding WG repeat-containing protein — protein MKKERITIFVYLLICFIGFNKIISQSSEVFLYETENNGYTYVDKNFRPLIKRTFKFAGRFFEDLAVASQNGYVGYINKKGQFVIKPEFEYANPFHHGVAQVWKNGKPYLINKKGKILFEHNYLFFHHANIESFEPIFVVSTQSYKYGVIDKNGKIIIDTICDKIRKFRDGLTVVNDNVVMNHKGKTIIQSSKYSCIGDFHCGRAFVKQEEWGDSLVGYIDKRGTILFKKEVKYQFYTNCYYNNYSDDLLVLETKDGFYTLFDKNGKEIYKSTEEIVLLRSGYAAIKDSIYMRIIDDYDYKGIYNIINKTGDLVCYDAEDVLVQDNKLLFVEGNKLKDKHGVINKMKNLHTSTSSKDYFRCREYFIHKNIFYIGKRESGDYIKWYSQNSKFDQDSLPDLYYN, from the coding sequence GTGAAAAAGGAAAGGATAACCATTTTCGTTTATTTGTTAATCTGTTTTATTGGTTTTAATAAAATAATTTCACAATCATCTGAAGTGTTTTTATATGAGACAGAAAATAACGGATATACTTATGTTGATAAAAATTTTCGACCTTTGATTAAAAGAACTTTTAAATTTGCAGGTAGATTCTTTGAGGATTTAGCAGTGGCTTCTCAGAATGGATATGTCGGCTATATAAATAAAAAAGGTCAATTTGTAATAAAACCTGAATTTGAATATGCCAATCCCTTTCATCATGGAGTTGCTCAAGTTTGGAAAAATGGAAAGCCATACCTTATAAATAAGAAAGGTAAAATTTTATTTGAACATAATTATCTTTTTTTTCATCATGCCAACATTGAATCTTTTGAGCCCATTTTTGTGGTTTCAACGCAATCATATAAATATGGAGTGATAGATAAGAATGGAAAAATCATTATTGACACTATATGTGATAAAATCAGGAAATTTAGAGATGGACTTACTGTTGTCAATGATAATGTTGTAATGAATCATAAAGGAAAAACAATTATACAATCCAGCAAATATTCGTGTATAGGAGATTTTCATTGCGGTAGAGCTTTTGTGAAACAGGAGGAATGGGGTGATTCATTGGTGGGGTACATTGACAAAAGAGGAACTATCCTTTTTAAAAAAGAAGTTAAATATCAATTTTATACTAATTGTTATTATAATAATTATTCTGATGATTTATTAGTATTAGAAACTAAAGATGGTTTTTATACTCTTTTTGATAAAAATGGAAAAGAAATCTATAAGAGTACTGAAGAAATTGTTTTGTTAAGAAGTGGTTACGCTGCCATTAAGGATTCAATTTATATGAGGATTATTGATGATTATGATTATAAAGGTATTTATAATATAATTAATAAAACAGGAGATTTAGTTTGCTATGATGCGGAAGATGTACTTGTTCAGGACAATAAATTACTTTTCGTGGAGGGTAATAAACTTAAAGACAAGCATGGAGTTATCAATAAAATGAAAAACTTACACACCAGTACTTCGTCAAAAGACTATTTTAGATGTAGGGAATATTTTATTCATAAGAATATTTTTTACATTGGTAAAAGAGAATCGGGAGATTATATAAAATGGTATTCACAAAATTCTAAATTTGATCAAGACTCACTACCTGATCTATACTATAATTGA
- a CDS encoding transposase, whose product MSHVIDYQSVFKLKTIDLCENSVKYLEGLFCAERSKRNIERMVEKSKAHYQSQQHFITDSPWSASQLMMDVAKKVNSDLGDTKLQALNIDENSNKKSGKHSVGVSRQYNGNEGKIENSQTGVFASLGSGEKVSLVNARLYLPKEWTDDEKRCIKAGVPKKDIKYATKVQLAIDLIEELDNNGIEYGWIGADSLYGQGYEFANTLDKKERSLYLT is encoded by the coding sequence TTGTCGCATGTCATTGATTATCAATCTGTTTTCAAATTAAAGACCATTGACCTTTGCGAAAATTCCGTCAAATATCTTGAAGGTTTGTTCTGTGCAGAACGTTCCAAACGCAATATCGAACGAATGGTGGAGAAGTCAAAAGCGCACTATCAATCTCAACAACACTTTATCACAGACTCACCCTGGAGTGCTTCGCAACTCATGATGGACGTTGCTAAAAAAGTAAATTCAGATTTAGGAGATACAAAGCTTCAAGCTTTAAACATTGATGAAAATAGTAATAAAAAATCAGGTAAACACTCTGTTGGAGTTTCCAGACAATACAATGGAAATGAGGGTAAGATCGAAAATTCACAAACGGGAGTATTTGCTTCTTTAGGTAGTGGAGAAAAAGTAAGTTTGGTTAATGCTCGTTTATATCTTCCAAAGGAGTGGACAGATGATGAGAAAAGATGCATTAAGGCAGGTGTGCCAAAGAAAGACATTAAATATGCTACTAAGGTGCAACTTGCCATAGATCTGATTGAAGAATTGGACAACAATGGGATAGAATACGGATGGATAGGCGCAGATTCGCTGTATGGTCAGGGGTATGAATTTGCAAATACACTTGACAAAAAGGAAAGAAGTTTGTACTTGACGTAA
- a CDS encoding type II toxin-antitoxin system RelE/ParE family toxin: MINSFADKETEKIWEGEKSKVLPTEIQQVARRKLRMINNAENFNDLRIPPANRLKKLKGELSDFYSIRINDQWRIIFNWESNNAKNVQITDYHE; the protein is encoded by the coding sequence TTGATAAATAGTTTTGCAGACAAGGAAACGGAAAAGATTTGGGAAGGCGAAAAGTCAAAAGTATTGCCAACCGAAATCCAACAAGTAGCTCGTAGAAAGCTTAGGATGATCAATAACGCAGAAAACTTCAATGATCTAAGAATTCCACCAGCAAACCGCTTAAAAAAACTCAAAGGTGAACTATCAGACTTTTATAGCATTCGAATCAATGATCAGTGGAGAATCATATTTAATTGGGAAAGTAATAACGCTAAAAACGTTCAAATAACAGATTATCATGAGTAA
- a CDS encoding HigA family addiction module antidote protein → MSKLNNIHPGEILEEEFLKPMGITAYKLSQAIGVPQTRTSQILKGRRRITADTALRLSKFFGTSSKFWLGLQNDFDIEEEMQIINKELEQIETKNVIEQGL, encoded by the coding sequence ATGAGTAAGTTAAACAATATACATCCAGGTGAAATTCTTGAAGAAGAATTCCTTAAACCAATGGGCATTACAGCTTATAAACTATCTCAAGCCATCGGTGTACCACAAACAAGAACAAGCCAAATCCTAAAAGGTCGAAGAAGGATAACAGCCGACACTGCCTTAAGACTTTCAAAGTTCTTTGGAACTTCATCCAAATTTTGGCTTGGACTTCAAAACGACTTCGATATTGAAGAAGAAATGCAAATAATCAACAAGGAATTGGAACAAATCGAAACAAAAAACGTGATAGAACAAGGGCTATGA
- a CDS encoding ABC transporter ATP-binding protein codes for MITLEKISKSYKMGDEIINALKSISLTISKNEYVALMGPSGSGKSTLMNILGCLDSPTSGKYILNDIDVSLMSDSDLAEVRNKQIGFVFQTFNLLPRLSALDNVALPLVYAGFSKEKRIEKAEEALGKVGLSDRMMHKPNELSGGQRQRVAIARALVNDPAIILADEPTGNLDTKTSVEIMGIFERIHQAGNTVIIVTHEPDIADHAHRIVRLRDGLVETDYLNTNIISVDDPNHHYKVKGI; via the coding sequence ATGATCACGCTCGAAAAAATTTCAAAATCCTACAAAATGGGTGATGAAATCATAAATGCTTTAAAAAGTATATCACTCACTATCAGTAAAAATGAGTACGTAGCACTTATGGGGCCATCCGGTTCAGGAAAATCCACGCTGATGAACATATTAGGTTGTCTCGACAGTCCAACTTCCGGAAAATATATCCTCAATGATATAGATGTCAGTCTCATGTCAGACAGCGATCTCGCAGAGGTGAGAAACAAGCAGATAGGTTTTGTATTTCAGACATTCAACTTACTCCCTAGACTTTCTGCTCTTGATAACGTAGCATTGCCTCTGGTTTATGCAGGTTTTAGTAAAGAAAAAAGAATAGAAAAAGCCGAAGAAGCATTAGGTAAAGTTGGCCTCAGTGACAGGATGATGCATAAGCCCAATGAACTTTCAGGCGGTCAGAGACAAAGAGTCGCCATCGCCCGGGCTTTGGTCAATGACCCGGCTATCATACTCGCTGACGAACCGACAGGTAACCTGGATACAAAAACTTCCGTAGAGATCATGGGAATATTTGAACGTATCCATCAGGCTGGAAATACGGTCATCATAGTGACTCACGAGCCTGATATCGCTGATCATGCCCATCGAATCGTCCGATTGAGGGATGGACTGGTAGAGACAGACTATTTAAATACCAATATCATCAGTGTCGATGATCCAAACCATCACTATAAGGTCAAAGGGATTTGA
- a CDS encoding deoxynucleoside kinase: protein MSNLKHIAVAGNIGAGKTTLTEMLAKHYGWEVQFEDTTTNPYLSDFYEDMNRWSFNLQIYFLNSRYQQVLDIRNGLKTVVQDRTIYEDANIFAPNLHDMQLMSSRDFANYIELFRLMSSQVEPPDLLIYLRSGIPKLVHHIHTRGRDYEGNMSLDYLKKLNERYEKWIGGYTLGNLLVINNDNLDFKNNPEDFGLIIEKVEAEIHGLFTK, encoded by the coding sequence ATGAGCAATCTCAAACACATAGCCGTAGCAGGCAATATCGGAGCGGGTAAGACTACGTTGACTGAAATGCTTGCAAAACATTATGGATGGGAAGTTCAATTTGAAGATACCACTACCAATCCTTATCTCAGTGATTTTTATGAAGACATGAACCGATGGTCATTTAATCTCCAGATATATTTTTTAAATAGCAGATATCAGCAGGTGCTAGATATACGGAACGGCTTAAAAACGGTGGTGCAGGATAGAACTATATATGAAGACGCAAATATTTTTGCTCCAAACCTCCACGATATGCAGCTCATGTCATCACGTGATTTTGCCAACTATATTGAGCTTTTCAGGTTGATGTCATCACAGGTGGAACCACCTGATTTGCTTATTTATCTTAGATCAGGCATTCCTAAATTGGTACACCATATACATACCCGGGGTCGCGATTATGAGGGTAATATGAGCCTTGATTATCTCAAAAAGCTCAATGAACGATATGAAAAATGGATAGGAGGCTATACCTTGGGCAATCTACTGGTCATCAATAATGATAATCTGGATTTTAAAAATAATCCTGAAGACTTTGGATTAATCATAGAGAAGGTGGAAGCCGAAATTCATGGTCTGTTTACAAAATAA
- a CDS encoding YggS family pyridoxal phosphate-dependent enzyme: MYQEIVNLTNKHHVTLVAVSKTKPIEEIVKLYDQGQRIFGENKVQELVPKYEVLPKDIKWHLIGHLQSNKVKYIAPFVAMIESVDSFDLLKIIDKEALKNKRMIQVLLQFHIATEETKFGLDISEAKDMLEILKTNPLSGVEIRGVMGMASFTDEIDQVRREFKSLKDIFTLLKKEYFPTNSAFCEISMGMSGDYKEAIAEGSTMVRIGSAIFGTRS; encoded by the coding sequence ATGTATCAGGAGATTGTCAATCTTACCAACAAACATCATGTAACACTTGTAGCTGTTTCAAAAACCAAACCTATTGAAGAGATTGTAAAGTTATATGATCAGGGACAAAGGATATTTGGAGAAAACAAAGTGCAGGAGCTTGTACCCAAATATGAGGTGCTGCCCAAAGATATTAAATGGCATCTCATAGGACATCTGCAATCCAATAAGGTAAAGTATATTGCTCCTTTTGTGGCCATGATAGAATCAGTGGATAGCTTTGACCTCCTCAAAATAATTGATAAAGAGGCCCTTAAAAATAAAAGGATGATTCAGGTTTTGCTCCAGTTTCACATTGCCACAGAAGAGACAAAATTTGGCCTGGATATATCAGAAGCAAAAGACATGCTTGAGATACTAAAAACCAATCCTTTGTCAGGTGTGGAAATAAGGGGTGTGATGGGTATGGCATCATTTACTGACGAGATCGATCAGGTGAGAAGAGAATTCAAAAGCTTAAAGGATATATTCACTTTGTTGAAAAAGGAATATTTTCCAACCAACAGTGCATTTTGTGAGATATCTATGGGCATGTCCGGCGACTATAAAGAAGCTATTGCTGAAGGTTCTACAATGGTAAGAATAGGTAGTGCTATTTTTGGTACAAGAAGTTGA
- a CDS encoding transposase has protein sequence MAIESTGGYENNWYNQLVSFDKRIIMFRINPLRTHHESKKNMHRNINDAISSEIIARHVSENYEELEKAKPRSLHFYTAKQMHKTIQGFIKQKTRNINQLEKVVYSCIPGLLTFSKNGMPKYMYKVLQKYPSKAKILNAKTASLAKIKGLTMEKAEAIQKAVKLDSGSGNTILTELNIKTLAQTINLYSTQIKELQSELAKHGANDLADLLVTIPGCGIESAVSLSIEIEDINRFNSAASLCCYFGVHPENHTSGDISKKPKMSKKRK, from the coding sequence TTGGCTATTGAAAGTACCGGTGGGTATGAAAACAATTGGTATAATCAATTGGTAAGTTTTGATAAGCGAATCATCATGTTCAGGATTAATCCGTTGCGGACACATCATGAGTCAAAAAAGAATATGCATCGCAATATTAATGACGCCATCAGTAGTGAAATTATAGCTAGGCATGTATCTGAAAATTATGAGGAACTAGAGAAAGCCAAGCCTAGATCCTTACATTTTTATACTGCGAAACAGATGCACAAAACTATACAAGGATTTATTAAACAAAAGACGAGAAATATCAACCAACTTGAGAAAGTAGTGTATAGTTGTATTCCTGGTCTTTTAACTTTTAGTAAAAATGGCATGCCAAAATACATGTATAAAGTACTTCAAAAGTATCCATCAAAGGCAAAGATATTAAATGCGAAAACAGCTTCATTGGCTAAAATCAAAGGGTTAACCATGGAGAAGGCTGAGGCCATCCAAAAAGCGGTGAAGCTAGATTCAGGGTCGGGTAATACGATACTTACTGAGCTGAATATTAAAACATTGGCCCAAACTATTAACTTATACTCCACCCAGATCAAAGAACTTCAATCAGAACTTGCTAAACACGGAGCCAACGACTTAGCGGATTTATTAGTCACAATTCCTGGTTGCGGCATCGAGTCAGCAGTGTCATTAAGCATAGAAATAGAAGATATAAATCGATTTAACAGTGCCGCATCACTTTGTTGCTATTTTGGAGTACACCCAGAAAACCATACAAGTGGTGATATATCAAAGAAACCTAAAATGAGCAAAAAAAGGAAGTAG
- a CDS encoding patatin-like phospholipase family protein: MTRKEEYNIGLVLSGGGFRGVAHIGVLKAMEESGIRPDIVSGVSAGALVAACYASGLSCEDMLNLFKRPRLFSLAHYSYKKPGLLDSDKMIVYINEYIKQQTYEELEMPLYISATDMLRGKLVTFSSGPLNKAVLASCAFPFIFSPVWLDDTYYSDGGIINNFPVEPLIGKCKKIIGVYVNPLNEIPAGDLNTSLKVLQRAFSISTTSTPYLKFQHCDLIIEPRELSKFNLFDRRNIDHIYQLGYQEGLKMLEKMKSQESALEYTS; the protein is encoded by the coding sequence ATGACTAGAAAAGAAGAATATAATATAGGTTTGGTTCTTTCCGGCGGAGGATTCCGAGGAGTAGCCCACATCGGTGTACTGAAAGCCATGGAAGAAAGCGGTATTAGACCAGATATTGTTTCAGGAGTGAGTGCCGGAGCACTGGTTGCAGCATGTTATGCATCCGGTCTCAGTTGTGAAGATATGTTAAACCTGTTCAAAAGACCAAGACTTTTTTCATTGGCGCACTATTCCTATAAAAAACCGGGACTTCTTGATTCTGACAAAATGATAGTTTATATCAATGAATATATAAAGCAACAAACCTACGAAGAACTGGAAATGCCTTTATATATTTCCGCTACTGATATGCTCAGAGGCAAATTAGTTACATTTTCAAGTGGCCCACTCAATAAAGCCGTATTAGCATCCTGTGCTTTTCCATTTATTTTTTCACCGGTTTGGCTTGATGATACCTACTATAGCGATGGTGGTATTATCAATAATTTTCCTGTAGAACCATTGATAGGAAAGTGTAAAAAAATAATCGGAGTATACGTAAACCCATTGAATGAAATACCTGCTGGTGATCTTAATACTTCGTTGAAAGTATTGCAACGAGCTTTTAGTATAAGCACTACATCAACACCATATCTAAAATTTCAGCACTGTGACCTCATTATTGAACCAAGAGAATTATCCAAATTCAATCTTTTTGACCGTAGGAATATCGATCATATATATCAATTAGGATATCAGGAAGGGTTGAAAATGCTGGAAAAAATGAAAAGCCAGGAATCAGCTTTGGAATATACATCATAA